One Thermoanaerobacter pseudethanolicus ATCC 33223 DNA window includes the following coding sequences:
- a CDS encoding ISLre2 family transposase: protein MLLDIRHIMGIILLFVQGLMKIISESKDFYELEKGIHELTQKVSRQLLEWAAEEIDRKLMENRDKRVWEVIGFRAKQVISIFGEFTYRRRLYRNKETGETKFLLDEVLGIPTGARITPGIREIATKLATEMTFRRAAKVLSYLFPHISSMTIWNVVQEVGDEIKKESEKKKEAVFEYGQIPEGKEKASKLYIEGDGVVIRLQRSDKKRGEKKHFVIYEGKEEESQGRYRLKNKLVVSGVAEGESMWEEVYVKVGSKWKLDKIEKVYIGGDGAEWPKGGLEYFSGAEYRLDPYHLQKNLLEALWYDEETYDKVREAIYQGDLEKTQRTLEEAIKKAKGERRKKLVKLLKYLAENWEGIKGSEGTERLGAIEGQVQHNIARRMKRLGARWTEEGGDKMSRILSEKANGRLEDYTTKWHLKQEEIKKIMQISKQEEKRKYTEEDVEEWLRVSLPILKGPFASKPWIKYVLKELTRANGLAVGI from the coding sequence ATGTTATTAGATATTCGACACATAATGGGGATAATCCTGCTTTTTGTTCAAGGTTTAATGAAAATAATAAGTGAGAGCAAAGATTTTTATGAACTAGAGAAAGGGATACATGAACTTACACAAAAAGTATCAAGACAACTTCTTGAGTGGGCAGCAGAAGAGATTGACAGAAAGCTAATGGAGAACCGAGATAAAAGAGTGTGGGAGGTAATAGGATTTAGAGCGAAGCAGGTGATAAGCATTTTTGGGGAATTTACGTACAGGAGGAGGTTATACAGGAACAAAGAGACAGGTGAGACGAAATTTCTTTTAGACGAAGTATTGGGGATTCCGACAGGAGCCAGAATAACACCGGGGATAAGGGAGATAGCGACAAAACTAGCCACAGAAATGACCTTTAGGAGGGCAGCAAAAGTATTAAGCTACCTTTTTCCGCATATTAGCTCAATGACGATATGGAATGTAGTCCAGGAAGTAGGTGATGAGATAAAGAAGGAGAGCGAAAAAAAGAAAGAAGCTGTATTTGAATATGGACAAATACCAGAAGGGAAAGAAAAAGCATCAAAGCTTTATATAGAAGGAGACGGGGTAGTAATAAGACTGCAGAGGTCGGATAAGAAGAGAGGAGAAAAAAAGCACTTTGTAATCTATGAAGGGAAAGAAGAAGAATCACAGGGAAGATATAGACTAAAGAACAAACTAGTAGTAAGCGGCGTAGCAGAAGGAGAGAGCATGTGGGAAGAAGTATACGTGAAAGTAGGAAGTAAATGGAAATTAGACAAAATAGAGAAAGTGTATATAGGAGGGGACGGAGCGGAATGGCCAAAAGGAGGATTAGAATACTTTTCAGGAGCAGAATATAGACTGGATCCTTATCACTTGCAGAAGAACTTGTTAGAGGCCCTGTGGTATGATGAAGAGACATATGACAAGGTAAGAGAAGCAATTTATCAAGGGGACTTAGAAAAAACGCAAAGGACATTAGAAGAAGCAATAAAGAAGGCGAAAGGAGAACGCCGGAAGAAACTTGTTAAGCTATTAAAATACCTTGCGGAGAATTGGGAGGGGATAAAAGGTTCTGAAGGAACGGAAAGATTAGGAGCCATAGAAGGCCAAGTTCAGCATAACATAGCAAGACGTATGAAACGGCTTGGAGCCAGGTGGACAGAAGAAGGTGGAGACAAAATGAGTAGGATACTATCAGAAAAAGCGAATGGCAGGTTAGAAGACTATACAACAAAGTGGCATTTAAAACAAGAAGAAATAAAAAAGATAATGCAGATTTCAAAGCAGGAGGAAAAAAGAAAATACACGGAAGAAGACGTAGAAGAATGGTTAAGAGTTTCATTACCGATACTGAAAGGTCCATTTGCGAGCAAGCCATGGATAAAATACGTTTTAAAGGAATTAACACGAGCAAATGGATTAGCAGTAGGTATTTGA
- a CDS encoding class II glutamine amidotransferase produces MLKEGYVRIPSGCAISGIIDRTGRLFSGQSITDSIATMHDRSNGLGGGFAAYGIYPDFKDYFAFHVFYDDLIAKQETENILKANYIVALEEKIPTRKTAHIKNAPLIYRYFAIPKPEKLKLSELDENEFTIKFVFNINSNIPGAYVFSSGKNMGVFKAVGYPEDVANFYKLESYKGYMWLAHGRFPTNTPGWWGGAHPFNLLNISVVHNGELSSYDTNRKYLEEFGYICTLQTDTEVAAYIFDLLLRRHGLPIELACKVVASPLWKQVERMSPKEKILYTNLKIIYGRALLNGPFSMIIAYEDGFVAINDRIKLRPLTAAKKGDMIYVASEESAIRQVCKNPESVWIPRGGEPVIAELIRDNEKEMYSTKEVTA; encoded by the coding sequence ATGTTGAAGGAAGGTTATGTAAGAATACCTTCGGGATGTGCTATAAGTGGCATAATTGATCGCACTGGTCGTCTATTTTCGGGGCAATCTATAACAGATTCCATCGCGACAATGCATGATAGATCAAATGGTCTTGGAGGTGGTTTTGCTGCATATGGCATTTATCCTGATTTTAAAGATTATTTTGCATTTCATGTGTTTTATGATGATTTGATAGCTAAACAGGAAACAGAGAATATTTTAAAAGCAAATTATATAGTGGCTTTAGAAGAAAAAATACCAACACGAAAAACAGCGCATATTAAAAATGCACCATTAATTTACAGATATTTTGCCATACCAAAGCCAGAGAAATTGAAATTGTCAGAACTGGATGAAAATGAATTTACAATTAAATTTGTATTTAATATAAACAGTAACATACCAGGCGCATATGTTTTTTCTAGCGGGAAAAATATGGGAGTATTTAAAGCGGTAGGTTACCCAGAAGATGTTGCAAATTTTTATAAATTGGAATCTTATAAAGGATATATGTGGTTGGCCCATGGGAGATTTCCAACGAATACGCCAGGATGGTGGGGTGGTGCACATCCTTTTAATCTATTAAATATCTCTGTTGTTCACAATGGCGAGCTTTCTTCGTACGATACTAATCGTAAATATTTAGAAGAATTTGGATATATTTGCACCTTGCAAACTGATACAGAAGTTGCGGCATACATTTTCGATCTTCTATTAAGAAGACATGGTTTACCAATAGAACTTGCATGCAAAGTAGTTGCATCGCCTTTGTGGAAGCAGGTTGAAAGGATGTCACCAAAAGAAAAAATTTTATACACTAACCTGAAAATAATTTATGGGAGAGCACTCCTAAATGGTCCATTTTCAATGATAATAGCATATGAAGATGGCTTTGTGGCAATAAACGATAGGATTAAACTAAGGCCACTTACTGCTGCAAAAAAAGGCGATATGATATATGTAGCCAGCGAAGAGTCAGCAATAAGGCAAGTATGCAAAAATCCTGAAAGCGTATGGATTCCTAGAGGTGGAGAACCTGTTATAGCTGAGCTCATACGTGACAACGAAAAAGAAATGTATTCTACAAAGGAGGTTACTGCATGA
- a CDS encoding 4Fe-4S dicluster domain-containing protein — protein sequence MKKVYVKEEVCVGCRLCEVYCITSHSKYKDVLKAFKLQTQRPTPRIVIEENKPVSFSLQCRHCNDAPCVKSCITGAMQKDPSTGVVICDTDKCVGCWTCVLVCEFGAIIRDVNNKVASKCDLCAEAGEPACVKNCPNEALVYSEGGISA from the coding sequence GTGAAAAAGGTTTATGTGAAAGAAGAAGTGTGTGTTGGATGTAGATTATGTGAAGTATACTGTATTACATCTCATTCAAAGTATAAAGATGTTTTAAAAGCATTTAAGTTGCAAACCCAGAGGCCGACACCACGAATTGTCATAGAAGAAAATAAACCCGTATCTTTTTCACTCCAGTGTCGGCATTGCAATGACGCTCCATGTGTTAAATCATGTATTACAGGAGCGATGCAAAAGGATCCGTCAACTGGTGTTGTAATTTGTGATACAGATAAATGTGTTGGATGCTGGACTTGCGTGCTTGTGTGTGAGTTTGGTGCAATTATAAGAGATGTAAATAATAAGGTTGCATCAAAATGTGACTTATGTGCTGAAGCGGGAGAGCCGGCTTGTGTCAAGAATTGTCCTAATGAGGCACTTGTCTATAGTGAAGGAGGCATTTCTGCATGA
- a CDS encoding type 1 glutamine amidotransferase — protein MQVLIIQHVSQEGPGLIAEIFSKKGWKLDIRVMNQPGAILPKTVADYNAVIILGGPMGAYEEEKYPYLYQVQELIRDAIERRIPVLGICLGGQLIARALGATVKPNPVKEVGWYKIHLTEAGEKAFLFRDLPEEFWAFQWHGDTFELPEGAVLLAEGDTCTNQAFAYQDCAWALQFHPEVTPIIVSYWTEIYQEELIEFAGPGAVAQLKEETKRLWEKNQEVFSRFWANFCRLLDV, from the coding sequence ATGCAAGTTTTAATTATCCAACATGTAAGTCAGGAAGGACCAGGTCTTATAGCTGAAATTTTTTCGAAGAAAGGATGGAAGTTAGATATTCGCGTAATGAATCAACCTGGAGCTATTTTACCTAAAACGGTGGCTGACTATAATGCTGTGATAATATTGGGAGGTCCAATGGGAGCATACGAAGAAGAAAAGTACCCATATCTTTATCAAGTACAAGAACTTATACGCGATGCGATAGAAAGACGAATACCAGTATTAGGAATATGTTTGGGAGGGCAGCTTATTGCCAGGGCGTTGGGAGCAACAGTTAAACCTAACCCGGTAAAAGAAGTTGGGTGGTATAAAATACATTTGACAGAAGCAGGGGAAAAGGCCTTTCTTTTCCGGGATTTGCCAGAAGAGTTTTGGGCTTTTCAATGGCATGGAGATACTTTTGAACTGCCTGAAGGGGCTGTTCTCCTTGCAGAAGGTGATACTTGTACTAACCAGGCTTTTGCTTATCAGGATTGTGCCTGGGCTTTACAATTTCACCCAGAAGTTACACCTATAATCGTTAGTTATTGGACTGAGATTTATCAAGAAGAACTTATAGAGTTTGCTGGACCAGGAGCAGTGGCTCAACTTAAAGAGGAGACAAAAAGGCTGTGGGAAAAGAATCAGGAAGTTTTTTCCCGTTTTTGGGCGAATTTTTGCCGACTTTTGGATGTTTAG
- the pdxA gene encoding 4-hydroxythreonine-4-phosphate dehydrogenase PdxA gives MRPLVAITMGDPAGVGPEISLKAAVSAEVSSFARPLILGSGLVLRYYANLLKISVPLRSIDSPAEYQDGFVNYISVNNLSLADFEIGKVSPLCGRAAYEYLEAGIRMALRGEASAIATAPLNKEALHRAGLEFAGHTEILAKLTGTKDYAMMLVAGNLRVMHVSTHVALRGACDMVKKERVYKIVTLAATAAASLGVRDPRIAVAGLNPHAGEGGLFGDEEIYEIAPAVEKAREQGLSVYGPLPPDTVFLKASRGEYDVVVAMYHDQGHIAVKMAGFERGVNVTVGLPIIRTSVDHGTAFDIAGRGIADERSMVEAVKLAAEMVKYKNEKK, from the coding sequence ATGAGACCTCTCGTGGCAATAACCATGGGGGACCCGGCGGGGGTCGGTCCGGAGATAAGCTTGAAAGCCGCGGTGTCGGCGGAAGTTTCCAGCTTTGCAAGACCTTTGATCCTAGGTTCTGGTCTAGTACTTCGGTATTACGCGAACCTGCTGAAGATATCCGTGCCTTTAAGGAGCATAGATTCGCCGGCGGAGTACCAGGATGGATTTGTAAATTATATATCCGTAAATAATCTTTCACTGGCCGATTTTGAAATAGGAAAAGTTTCGCCACTCTGCGGGCGGGCGGCATACGAGTACCTGGAGGCCGGCATAAGAATGGCCCTCAGGGGAGAAGCTTCTGCCATTGCTACAGCCCCTTTGAATAAAGAGGCCCTTCACAGAGCCGGCCTGGAATTTGCAGGTCACACCGAAATACTAGCGAAACTGACGGGGACTAAGGATTACGCCATGATGCTGGTTGCGGGAAACTTGCGGGTAATGCACGTCTCCACCCACGTGGCCCTTCGAGGGGCATGCGATATGGTAAAAAAGGAAAGAGTTTACAAGATCGTAACCCTGGCAGCTACAGCTGCTGCTTCTCTAGGGGTGCGCGATCCTCGGATAGCCGTCGCTGGACTTAATCCTCATGCAGGGGAGGGAGGTCTTTTCGGCGACGAAGAGATATACGAGATAGCGCCCGCCGTGGAAAAAGCCCGGGAGCAGGGTCTCAGCGTTTACGGACCGCTGCCACCTGACACGGTTTTTTTGAAAGCATCAAGAGGCGAGTACGACGTGGTCGTGGCTATGTACCACGATCAGGGGCATATAGCTGTGAAAATGGCGGGGTTTGAAAGGGGAGTAAACGTAACAGTGGGCCTGCCCATCATCCGCACGTCGGTTGACCACGGCACCGCTTTTGACATAGCGGGCAGGGGAATTGCCGATGAGCGAAGCATGGTGGAAGCTGTCAAACTTGCTGCTGAGATGGTGAAATATAAAAACGAAAAAAAATAG
- a CDS encoding glutamate synthase-related protein, with protein MSLSYLTPEFKVLRDYDKCINCKVCMRQCSFEVHSYDEHLDKMISNDMNCVNCQRCVVLCPTQALTVIKHPQTFKEHANWTYDAIRDIYRQAETGGVLLSSMGNDRPYPVYWDKMVINASQVTNPSIDPLREPMELRVYIGRKPDKIEIDENLNVKTKMPPQLKLETPIMFSAMSYGSISYNAHAALARAAEELGILYNTGEGGLHKDFRKYGKNTIVQVASGRFGVDREYLNTAAAIEIKIGQGAKPGIGGHLPGEKVSEDISATRMIPPGSDAISPAPHHDIYSIEDLAQLIYSLKEATDYQKPVGVKIAAVNNVAAIASGIARAGADYIAIDGFRGGTGAAPKRIRDNVGIPIEFAIAAVDARLRSEGIRHTISLVAAGSIRNSADIVKAIALGADAVYIATAALIALGCHMCQKCHTGKCNWGIATQDPNLVKRLNPEIGYKRLVNLVQAWSHEIKEMLGGMGINDIESLKGNRLMLRGIGMTQKELDILGILAAGE; from the coding sequence ATGAGTTTAAGCTACCTTACTCCAGAATTTAAAGTACTCAGAGATTACGATAAATGCATTAACTGTAAGGTTTGTATGAGACAGTGTTCATTTGAAGTTCACAGTTATGATGAACATCTAGATAAAATGATTTCAAATGATATGAATTGCGTAAATTGTCAAAGATGTGTCGTATTGTGTCCAACACAAGCTCTTACAGTTATTAAACATCCTCAAACATTTAAAGAACATGCCAATTGGACTTACGATGCTATAAGAGATATATACAGACAGGCAGAAACAGGTGGAGTTCTTCTGTCATCCATGGGAAATGATAGGCCTTATCCTGTATATTGGGATAAAATGGTTATAAATGCAAGCCAAGTTACAAACCCCTCTATAGACCCACTAAGAGAACCTATGGAATTAAGGGTATATATAGGTAGGAAGCCTGACAAGATAGAAATAGACGAAAACCTTAATGTTAAAACAAAAATGCCTCCACAACTCAAACTTGAGACACCAATAATGTTTTCAGCAATGTCTTATGGTTCAATAAGTTATAATGCTCACGCAGCTTTGGCAAGAGCTGCTGAAGAGCTTGGGATACTATATAATACTGGTGAAGGGGGACTTCATAAGGACTTTCGCAAATATGGCAAAAATACAATTGTACAGGTCGCATCAGGTCGTTTTGGTGTTGATAGAGAATACCTCAATACTGCAGCGGCTATTGAAATAAAAATTGGTCAAGGTGCAAAGCCTGGGATAGGTGGTCATTTACCCGGTGAAAAGGTTAGTGAGGATATCTCGGCAACAAGGATGATACCACCTGGAAGTGATGCTATATCTCCTGCACCACATCATGATATTTATTCAATTGAAGACCTTGCGCAATTAATATATTCATTGAAGGAAGCTACCGATTATCAAAAACCTGTTGGTGTTAAAATTGCAGCAGTCAATAATGTGGCGGCAATAGCTTCGGGAATAGCAAGAGCTGGAGCAGATTATATAGCAATAGACGGATTTAGAGGCGGTACAGGGGCTGCTCCAAAGAGAATAAGGGATAACGTAGGAATTCCAATTGAATTTGCAATAGCTGCTGTAGATGCAAGACTCCGTTCTGAAGGTATAAGACATACAATATCTTTAGTGGCAGCGGGTAGTATTAGAAACAGTGCAGACATAGTCAAAGCAATAGCTCTTGGTGCAGATGCTGTTTACATTGCAACAGCTGCTTTGATTGCTTTGGGATGTCATATGTGCCAAAAATGCCATACTGGTAAATGCAATTGGGGAATTGCTACTCAAGATCCTAACCTTGTTAAAAGATTAAACCCAGAAATCGGATATAAACGTCTTGTTAACCTTGTTCAAGCATGGAGTCATGAAATAAAAGAGATGCTTGGTGGAATGGGTATAAATGATATTGAAAGTCTGAAAGGCAATAGGTTAATGCTTCGTGGCATAGGGATGACACAAAAGGAACTTGATATACTTGGCATTCTTGCTGCCGGCGAATAG
- a CDS encoding ammonium transporter, producing the protein MNKVKKVFLSFMILIFVITGGICTAKAADQITPEKVATAIDNVWVLVTAFLVFFMQAGFAMVEAGFTRAKNASNIVMKNLMDFAIGSVMFWLIGFAIMFGKDAGGFIGTSGFFFSDSFEHLELSIPLMSFLIFQTVFAATAATIVSGAMAERTKFIAYCIYSAVISLIIYPVVGHWAWGGGWLSKLGFIDFAGSTVVHSVGGWAALIGAAMLGPRIGKYTKDGKVNAIPGHSITLAALGTFILWFGWFGFNPGSTLSGMNGKIGDIAVNTNLAAAMGANLAMIYTWLKYKKPDVSMTLNGALAGLVAITAGCASVSTWGAAIIGGLAGILVVVSVEFIDKKLKIDDPVGAISVHGVCGAFGTLMVGLFATEGGLFYGGGIKQFLVQLAGVASTFVWTTVTAFILFAIIKLTVGLRVSEEEEVEGLDVTEHGATAYGDFVTKSEVVN; encoded by the coding sequence ATGAATAAGGTAAAGAAAGTATTTTTAAGCTTTATGATTCTCATTTTTGTAATAACAGGTGGAATCTGTACTGCAAAAGCAGCAGACCAAATTACACCAGAAAAAGTTGCAACAGCTATTGACAATGTTTGGGTACTTGTAACAGCTTTCCTGGTATTCTTCATGCAAGCAGGTTTTGCAATGGTTGAAGCTGGCTTTACAAGAGCAAAGAATGCAAGCAACATTGTTATGAAAAACCTAATGGACTTTGCAATTGGTTCAGTTATGTTCTGGTTGATAGGATTTGCAATAATGTTCGGAAAAGATGCAGGTGGCTTTATTGGTACATCAGGGTTTTTCTTCAGTGATTCATTTGAACATTTAGAGCTTTCAATTCCTTTGATGTCCTTTTTAATTTTCCAGACAGTATTTGCAGCAACAGCCGCAACAATTGTATCTGGTGCTATGGCTGAAAGAACAAAATTTATAGCATACTGTATTTACAGTGCTGTAATTTCACTCATTATCTATCCAGTTGTAGGACACTGGGCATGGGGAGGAGGATGGTTGAGCAAATTAGGATTTATCGACTTTGCAGGCTCTACTGTTGTTCACTCTGTTGGTGGTTGGGCGGCGCTGATTGGTGCAGCAATGCTTGGGCCAAGAATAGGAAAATATACCAAAGACGGTAAGGTCAACGCGATTCCAGGACATAGCATAACCTTGGCAGCGCTGGGTACATTTATATTGTGGTTTGGTTGGTTTGGATTCAACCCAGGCTCAACACTATCAGGTATGAATGGCAAAATCGGCGATATTGCTGTCAATACCAACTTGGCAGCTGCGATGGGTGCAAACTTAGCAATGATATACACATGGCTAAAGTACAAAAAGCCTGATGTTAGCATGACACTAAACGGAGCTTTGGCTGGGCTTGTTGCAATTACAGCAGGGTGTGCGTCGGTGAGCACATGGGGTGCTGCAATAATAGGGGGACTGGCAGGAATTTTAGTAGTTGTTTCTGTTGAGTTTATTGATAAAAAGCTCAAGATAGACGATCCTGTTGGTGCAATCTCTGTACATGGTGTTTGCGGTGCGTTTGGGACATTGATGGTTGGGCTTTTTGCAACAGAAGGAGGACTGTTCTATGGTGGTGGGATAAAGCAATTTTTAGTCCAACTTGCCGGGGTTGCTTCAACATTTGTATGGACTACTGTGACAGCGTTTATTCTCTTTGCGATAATCAAACTCACAGTCGGTTTGCGAGTTTCCGAAGAGGAAGAGGTAGAAGGTCTGGATGTTACAGAACATGGTGCGACAGCTTATGGTGACTTTGTAACGAAGTCTGAGGTAGTAAACTAA
- a CDS encoding glutamine synthetase III encodes MAQSTLSDIFGSNVFNDSVMRERLPKATYKALRKTIDEGIPLEPAVAEVVANAMKDWAIEKGATHFTHWFQPLTGITAEKRDSFISPTQDGRVITEFSGKELIKGEPDASSFPSGGLRATFEARGYTAWDCTSPAFIKDDTLYIPTVFCSYTGEALDLKIPLLRSMEALSKQALRVLRLFGNTTAKKVITTVGPEQEYFLIDKKMYDKRKDLILTGRTLFGAKSPKGQEMEDHYFASIKERISAFMKDLDEELWKLGIPAKTKHNEVAPAQHELATVYNTANIASDHNQLTMELMKKIALRHGLVCLLHEKPFAGVNGSGKHINWSMSTDDGQNLLDPGHTPHENAQFLVFLCAVIKAIDEYADLVRVAAATPGNDHRLGANEAPPAIVSVFLGEQLTDILEQIENGGATTSKQGGVLKVGVSTLPALPKDSTDRNRTSPFAFTGNKFEFRMVGSSSSIATANFILNTIVAESLSQIADRLEKATNFDEEVQLLLKEIVKKHKRIIFNGNGYSEEWVKEAEKRGLPNIRSTVEAIPALIKEKNIKVMEKHGVLSKVELESRYEISLENYIKTINIEALTMLDIAKRQILPAVITFATKIAESINSVKATGLNADISAQTELLEEVSTLMSEFKKNISELENAVNEASNMNGDSYSKACYYRDVVFAKMGILREIGDKLETIVDAELWPLPTYADMLFNI; translated from the coding sequence ATGGCACAGAGTACTTTAAGCGACATTTTTGGTTCAAATGTTTTTAACGATTCAGTCATGAGAGAACGCCTTCCCAAGGCGACTTACAAAGCTTTAAGAAAAACAATCGATGAGGGAATTCCATTAGAACCAGCAGTTGCTGAAGTTGTAGCAAATGCAATGAAAGATTGGGCAATTGAGAAAGGAGCAACTCATTTTACGCATTGGTTCCAGCCATTGACTGGAATTACTGCTGAAAAGCGGGATTCTTTCATTTCTCCTACTCAAGATGGTAGGGTAATAACTGAATTTTCAGGAAAAGAATTAATTAAAGGCGAACCTGATGCTTCTTCATTTCCATCAGGTGGTTTAAGGGCTACCTTTGAAGCAAGAGGATATACAGCATGGGATTGTACATCGCCCGCTTTTATAAAAGATGATACGCTATATATCCCCACCGTTTTCTGCTCATATACAGGCGAAGCGCTAGATTTAAAAATACCTTTACTGCGTTCTATGGAAGCTTTATCAAAACAAGCTCTTCGAGTATTAAGATTATTTGGTAATACTACAGCAAAAAAGGTTATTACAACCGTAGGACCTGAACAGGAATATTTCTTAATTGACAAAAAGATGTATGATAAGCGTAAAGATCTTATACTTACAGGAAGAACTCTATTTGGTGCTAAATCACCAAAAGGTCAAGAAATGGAAGATCATTATTTTGCTTCTATCAAAGAAAGAATATCAGCATTTATGAAAGATTTAGATGAAGAATTGTGGAAATTAGGAATTCCTGCTAAAACTAAGCATAATGAAGTTGCTCCTGCTCAGCATGAACTCGCTACAGTATACAATACAGCTAATATTGCATCAGATCATAATCAATTAACAATGGAGCTAATGAAAAAAATTGCTTTAAGACATGGACTTGTATGCCTTTTGCACGAAAAACCTTTTGCAGGAGTCAATGGTTCCGGTAAACACATTAACTGGTCAATGAGCACTGACGATGGTCAAAATCTCTTAGATCCGGGACATACACCCCACGAAAATGCACAATTTTTAGTATTCCTATGTGCCGTAATTAAAGCTATCGATGAATACGCTGACTTGGTCAGAGTAGCCGCTGCAACACCAGGAAATGACCATCGTCTCGGCGCTAATGAAGCACCGCCCGCAATTGTATCAGTCTTCCTTGGTGAACAGCTTACGGATATTCTTGAACAAATCGAAAATGGTGGTGCAACAACTTCAAAACAAGGAGGAGTACTAAAAGTAGGTGTATCAACTCTTCCTGCACTACCAAAGGATTCTACAGATAGAAACAGAACATCTCCATTCGCATTTACAGGAAATAAATTTGAATTTAGAATGGTTGGTTCTTCTTCATCAATTGCAACTGCTAATTTTATATTAAACACCATTGTTGCTGAAAGTCTATCTCAGATTGCGGATAGGTTGGAAAAGGCCACAAATTTTGATGAAGAAGTGCAACTGTTGCTTAAGGAAATTGTAAAGAAGCACAAAAGAATTATATTTAATGGGAATGGTTATTCAGAAGAATGGGTAAAAGAGGCAGAAAAAAGAGGACTTCCAAATATTCGATCAACAGTTGAAGCTATTCCTGCTTTAATTAAAGAGAAGAATATCAAAGTCATGGAAAAACACGGTGTTTTAAGCAAAGTTGAACTTGAATCACGATATGAGATTTCTCTTGAAAATTATATAAAAACAATTAATATTGAAGCTTTAACAATGTTAGACATAGCAAAACGACAAATACTCCCAGCTGTAATAACTTTTGCTACAAAAATTGCAGAATCAATAAATTCTGTAAAAGCAACAGGTCTAAATGCTGATATAAGTGCACAAACTGAATTATTAGAAGAAGTTTCTACACTAATGAGTGAATTTAAGAAAAACATCTCTGAACTTGAAAATGCAGTTAATGAAGCTTCAAATATGAATGGTGATTCTTATAGCAAGGCTTGCTATTACAGAGATGTAGTATTTGCAAAAATGGGCATTTTAAGAGAAATCGGCGATAAACTCGAAACCATTGTAGATGCAGAATTGTGGCCATTACCGACATATGCCGACATGTTATTTAACATTTAA
- a CDS encoding P-II family nitrogen regulator, with the protein MKKIECIIRPEKLEEVKDTLNQLGIKGMTVSQVMGCGLQKGKTEYYRGVAININLLPKIKLELIVKDSEVDRIVDTIIKVARSGKIGDGKIFIYNVEDAVRIRTGEKGESAI; encoded by the coding sequence ATGAAAAAGATTGAGTGTATTATCAGACCTGAAAAGCTTGAAGAGGTAAAGGATACTTTAAATCAACTTGGGATAAAGGGCATGACAGTCTCACAAGTAATGGGCTGCGGTCTTCAAAAGGGGAAGACAGAATATTACAGGGGTGTTGCGATTAATATCAACCTTTTACCTAAGATAAAGCTTGAGCTGATTGTGAAGGATTCTGAGGTTGATAGGATTGTGGATACAATCATCAAAGTTGCCCGCTCAGGTAAAATAGGCGATGGTAAGATATTTATATACAATGTTGAAGATGCCGTCAGAATCAGAACTGGCGAAAAAGGTGAAAGCGCAATTTAA
- a CDS encoding type II toxin-antitoxin system RelE family toxin translates to MKKNYKIQFSKKAAKFFKDQPPQQQKRLAQAISKLPEGDIRLLKGYDDIYRLRVGDYRIIFTIEENELLIRILIIGNRGDVYKKL, encoded by the coding sequence ATGAAAAAGAATTATAAAATACAATTTAGTAAAAAAGCTGCAAAATTCTTCAAAGACCAGCCACCCCAGCAGCAAAAAAGACTTGCGCAGGCAATTAGCAAATTACCTGAAGGTGATATACGACTCCTCAAAGGATATGATGACATTTATAGATTAAGAGTAGGAGACTACAGGATTATTTTTACGATCGAAGAGAATGAATTGCTAATTCGTATTTTAATTATAGGTAATCGTGGAGATGTATATAAAAAATTATAA